The Herpetosiphonaceae bacterium genome has a segment encoding these proteins:
- a CDS encoding BtrH N-terminal domain-containing protein, with the protein MRVELSPISFWFHDLCSCLHDCIGTVLLYYNQDPILTMGAAWEFYHQPNDVTREEFYYPSPRPTLAESMMPFHPIASTWHRSDDGEAALADLKAVLARGEPAIIAEDNFYIPFRPAFGDVHAAHLLVMYGFDEATDDVFVLDSTPPIYKGPIKVSDFLAARSSDNRIEGERDFFFAGAPIANRWLQLEVNTPFPELTREWVAEVIATNVRRFREPGAGPGMAGMAGLAAYLHGVCERALGPEGGRALDEMYTVSWVAQAAAGLHADFLMEAGRRLNWYELAEIGRHVALVANSWTGLRMLGSHSFSEGLNVVDQVALRTAQLLLEQEKTLDLLERAIRLRS; encoded by the coding sequence ATGAGAGTTGAGCTGTCGCCTATATCATTCTGGTTTCACGACCTGTGTAGCTGCCTCCATGATTGTATCGGCACGGTGCTGCTCTACTACAACCAGGACCCGATTCTGACGATGGGAGCGGCCTGGGAGTTTTACCACCAGCCCAACGATGTGACTCGCGAAGAATTTTATTATCCCTCGCCCCGCCCAACGCTCGCTGAAAGCATGATGCCGTTCCACCCCATCGCCTCCACCTGGCACCGCTCGGATGACGGCGAGGCGGCGCTGGCGGATCTGAAAGCCGTCCTCGCTCGGGGCGAGCCCGCCATTATCGCGGAGGATAATTTTTATATTCCGTTCCGCCCGGCCTTTGGCGATGTCCACGCGGCCCACCTGCTGGTGATGTACGGCTTCGACGAAGCAACCGACGACGTGTTTGTTCTCGACTCCACCCCACCGATCTACAAAGGACCGATTAAGGTAAGCGATTTTCTGGCGGCCAGAAGCTCAGACAATCGCATCGAAGGTGAGCGTGACTTCTTCTTCGCAGGCGCGCCGATCGCCAATCGCTGGCTACAGCTTGAGGTCAATACCCCCTTCCCGGAGCTGACTCGCGAATGGGTCGCGGAGGTCATCGCCACCAATGTGCGCCGTTTCCGCGAGCCCGGCGCCGGGCCTGGCATGGCCGGTATGGCTGGCCTCGCCGCCTATCTGCATGGCGTGTGCGAGCGTGCCTTGGGGCCAGAGGGCGGTCGTGCCCTCGACGAGATGTACACCGTCTCCTGGGTAGCGCAGGCTGCTGCCGGGCTCCACGCCGATTTCCTCATGGAGGCTGGACGCCGTCTCAACTGGTACGAGCTTGCCGAGATCGGGCGGCACGTCGCGCTCGTCGCCAACTCCTGGACCGGCCTCCGTATGCTGGGCAGCCACAGCTTCTCCGAAGGGCTGAATGTCGTTGATCAGGTCGCGCTTCGTACCGCACAGCTCCTGCTGGAGCAGGAAAAGACGCTGGATCTCTTGGAGCGGGCGATCAGGCTACGCTCGTAG
- a CDS encoding glycoside hydrolase family 18 protein: MKLPTLSVAMLVVFLLSLAPTGQAHGSATSTTLDSSSALSSAAVSVSARPIVGYFTQWGIYRRNYMVKHVHVSGSAQRLTHINYAFADVSATLKCASADTFADYAKAFDTTESVDGVADPTSGPVLRGNFNQLRKLKAMYPHLKVLISVGGWTLSDYFSNAALPQNRAAFVASCIDMYLKGNFSADLRGYAGIFDGIDIDWEYPGSCGETCNYRPEDTQNYTALLAEFRSQMNALSAQTGRSYLLTVASPAGPAHYTKIELSAIHQYLDFINLMTYDFHGTWETTTNLHSPLYGDPQDPSYSQRHWSDAAVQAYLSAGVPAAKIHLGVPFYGRGWSGVAPGPNGDGLYQAANGAARGKYAAGVDDYKELVVLEGSYRKYFHPVSQSVYIYNGRTWWTYDDPASMNNKMQYIKSKGLGGTMFWELSGDTASINLLSAIYTGLQ; this comes from the coding sequence ATGAAGCTCCCCACGTTGTCGGTAGCCATGCTTGTGGTCTTCTTACTCAGCCTGGCGCCGACAGGCCAGGCGCATGGCAGCGCCACGTCCACCACACTCGATTCGTCGTCAGCTCTCAGCTCGGCAGCCGTATCGGTCAGCGCCCGGCCTATCGTCGGCTACTTCACCCAGTGGGGCATCTACCGCCGCAACTATATGGTCAAGCATGTCCATGTGAGCGGATCGGCACAGCGGCTAACCCATATCAACTATGCGTTCGCGGATGTCAGCGCCACGCTCAAATGCGCCAGCGCCGACACCTTCGCCGACTATGCCAAGGCGTTCGACACGACGGAGAGCGTCGACGGCGTGGCCGATCCAACCTCAGGCCCGGTGCTGCGCGGGAACTTTAATCAACTGCGCAAGCTCAAGGCGATGTACCCACACCTCAAGGTCCTGATCTCGGTCGGTGGCTGGACCTTATCGGACTACTTCTCGAACGCCGCGCTGCCGCAGAACCGGGCCGCCTTCGTCGCCTCGTGCATCGACATGTATCTCAAAGGCAATTTCAGCGCCGATCTGCGCGGCTACGCCGGGATCTTCGACGGCATCGACATCGACTGGGAGTATCCCGGCAGTTGCGGCGAGACATGCAACTACCGCCCTGAGGATACGCAGAACTACACCGCGCTCCTGGCCGAGTTCCGCAGCCAGATGAACGCGCTGAGCGCCCAGACCGGCAGGTCCTATCTCCTGACGGTCGCCTCGCCCGCAGGTCCGGCGCATTACACGAAGATCGAGCTGAGCGCCATTCACCAGTATCTGGATTTTATCAACCTGATGACCTATGACTTCCACGGCACCTGGGAGACAACGACCAATCTGCACTCGCCGCTCTACGGCGATCCGCAGGACCCCTCCTACAGCCAGCGCCACTGGAGCGACGCCGCCGTCCAGGCGTATCTGAGCGCGGGTGTTCCGGCTGCTAAGATCCATCTGGGCGTGCCCTTCTATGGCCGGGGCTGGTCGGGCGTCGCGCCTGGGCCAAACGGCGATGGGCTGTATCAGGCGGCAAATGGGGCGGCGCGCGGCAAGTATGCCGCCGGTGTCGACGACTACAAGGAGCTCGTTGTGCTGGAGGGAAGCTACAGGAAGTATTTCCACCCGGTGTCCCAGTCGGTCTACATCTACAATGGCCGCACGTGGTGGACCTACGACGACCCGGCCTCGATGAACAACAAGATGCAGTATATCAAGTCGAAGGGCCTGGGCGGAACCATGTTCTGGGAGCTGAGCGGCGATACCGCCTCGATCAATCTGCTCTCGGCGATCTATACCGGCTTGCAGTAG
- a CDS encoding ATP-binding protein produces MFLQPYNLAPELNDAMLRWLNHLAAQGILTTDAELRIVGWNRWLEQHSGLTAETVLGRPLFEVYPDLPGRGLDRPYQQALAGQVVVLAQRFHQFLLPMPPGIEGTTFTQMQQSVRIAPLTVDERIVGTISLIDDVTERVVREDELKQRIEELELLQASLHEVVREREALLSIASHELKTPLTGLLGHAHLVRRRVAETDSLPPRTLQSISAIITQAERLNRLVSSLLDVSSVQTGQLAIQRVPLDLCALVQRIVGEHSSTLSIHRLALSKPEEPLIAAGDEVRLTQVFTNLLSNAIKYSPHGGSITVKIVAHDEQAAVAIADPGIGIPSAELPNLFQRFFRVQSQSTRHVGGLGIGLYVVKEIVSQHGGTISVESTEGLGSTFTVHLPLCKSQPTGIPLDGLHAPDASLSTMDLPNAPDVVS; encoded by the coding sequence TTGTTCTTACAGCCTTACAACCTCGCGCCGGAATTAAACGACGCTATGTTGCGCTGGCTCAACCACCTGGCAGCGCAAGGGATCTTAACTACCGATGCGGAGCTGCGGATCGTCGGTTGGAATCGCTGGCTGGAGCAGCACAGCGGGCTGACAGCGGAGACGGTCCTGGGCCGCCCTTTGTTTGAGGTCTATCCCGATTTGCCGGGCCGGGGCCTCGACCGGCCCTACCAGCAGGCGCTCGCCGGACAGGTGGTAGTGCTTGCGCAGCGCTTCCACCAGTTTCTCCTGCCGATGCCGCCGGGCATCGAAGGCACGACGTTTACGCAGATGCAGCAGAGCGTGCGGATCGCGCCGCTGACGGTCGACGAGCGGATCGTGGGCACCATCAGCTTAATCGACGACGTGACGGAGCGTGTCGTCCGTGAAGACGAGCTGAAGCAGCGGATCGAGGAGCTTGAGCTGCTGCAAGCCTCGCTTCATGAGGTCGTTCGCGAGCGCGAGGCGCTGCTCTCGATCGCGTCGCATGAGCTGAAGACACCGCTGACCGGTTTGCTCGGCCATGCGCATCTGGTGCGGCGCAGGGTTGCCGAGACGGATAGCCTGCCGCCGCGAACGCTCCAATCAATCAGCGCGATTATCACCCAGGCCGAGCGCCTGAATAGACTGGTGAGCAGCTTACTCGATGTTTCATCGGTGCAGACGGGGCAGCTTGCCATCCAGCGGGTGCCGCTCGACCTGTGCGCGCTGGTGCAGCGCATCGTCGGGGAGCACTCGTCGACGCTCAGCATCCACCGCCTCGCGCTCAGCAAGCCGGAAGAGCCGCTGATCGCTGCCGGTGATGAGGTTCGGCTGACGCAGGTCTTCACCAATCTGCTCAGCAACGCGATCAAGTATAGCCCGCACGGCGGCTCGATCACCGTGAAGATCGTGGCGCACGACGAGCAGGCAGCGGTAGCGATTGCTGATCCGGGCATTGGCATACCCTCGGCGGAGCTACCCAATCTCTTCCAGCGCTTCTTCCGCGTGCAGAGTCAGTCCACCAGGCATGTCGGCGGGCTTGGCATTGGCCTGTATGTGGTCAAGGAGATCGTCAGCCAGCACGGCGGGACGATCAGCGTCGAGAGCACTGAGGGCCTGGGCAGCACGTTTACGGTCCACCTGCCGCTGTGCAAAAGCCAGCCCACGGGTATCCCGCTCGACGGCTTGCACGCCCCCGACGCTTCCCTGTCCACGATGGATTTGCCGAACGCGCCGGATGTGGTGTCTTAG
- a CDS encoding response regulator has translation MAKILIVDDSSFSRRTLRKILEPAGHAIVEAEDGMTAIEQYFLDAPDLVFLDMNMRGMHGLEVLSKLRELDPQASIVVATADVQSSTRTMVASEGAKAFIAKPFAPNDILTTVDTLLGGGSA, from the coding sequence ATGGCTAAAATCCTAATTGTCGATGATTCGAGCTTTTCGCGCCGCACCCTGCGTAAAATCTTGGAGCCGGCAGGCCACGCGATCGTCGAGGCCGAGGACGGCATGACGGCGATCGAGCAATATTTTCTTGACGCGCCAGATCTGGTATTCCTCGATATGAATATGCGCGGGATGCATGGCCTTGAAGTATTGAGCAAGCTGCGCGAGCTCGATCCTCAGGCGAGCATCGTCGTGGCAACTGCGGATGTCCAAAGCTCGACACGCACGATGGTCGCCAGCGAAGGCGCGAAGGCGTTCATCGCCAAGCCATTCGCGCCGAACGATATTCTGACAACGGTTGATACCCTCCTGGGGGGAGGGTCAGCATGA